From a region of the Globicephala melas chromosome 19, mGloMel1.2, whole genome shotgun sequence genome:
- the ZNF614 gene encoding LOW QUALITY PROTEIN: zinc finger protein 614 (The sequence of the model RefSeq protein was modified relative to this genomic sequence to represent the inferred CDS: inserted 2 bases in 1 codon), protein MIKVQELLTLEDVAVEFNWEEWQLLDAAQKDLYRDVMLENFNNLVSLGYQATKPESLSKLEHGKEPCIIENKIQNRTHPGIRKVDSHLPEHSQDQRFPKSLQQYSEQNAFRKSVHLSKTRLALTQNHTFDLCKKAWKSSLCLVNQKRRYEIKNPVEFNGDKKFFLHGDREQLYSGIEFPESIKHIIAKFQVLKHQRTHKIEKSQACIGSEKTCIRKSQLISQESIHIGDKLHQCDLCEKSFSRNVMFTKHQKPQTRDKPHLTSGCRKVSTVKSSPTVHQQTQTGEKSYMCSECGKGFTVRRYLIAHQRTHSGEKPYVCSECGKGFTVKSNLIVHQRTHTGEKPYVCSECAKGFTMKRYLVVHQRTHTGEKPYLCSECGKGFTVKSNLIVHQRSHTGEKSYICSECGKGFTVKRTLIIHQRTHTGEKSYLCNECGKGFTTKRTLVIHQRTHTGEKPYECNECGKAFSQKICLIQHERCHTGKTPFVCTECGKSYSHKYGLITHQRIHTGEKPYECSECGKAFTTKSVLNVHQRTHTGERPYGCSDCEKAFSHLSNLVKHKKMHIREMXVDSVKLEIPLTESHSSLLTIEQEPH, encoded by the exons ATGATCAAGGTCCAG GAATTGCTGACACTGGAGGATGTGGCTGTGGAGTTTAACTGGGAGGAGTGGCAGCTCCTGGATGCTGCCCAGAAAGACCTATACCGGGATGTGATGTTGGAGAACTTTAACAATTTGGTGTCACTGG GGTATCAAGCTACCAAACCAGAATCACTCTCCAAGTTGGAACATGGAAAAGAACCATgtataatagaaaacaaaatccagaatAGAACCCATCCAG GAATCAGGAAAGTTGACAGTCATCTGCCAGAGCACTCTCAAGACCAAAGATTTCCAAAGAGCCTGCAACAATACAGTGAACAGAATGCATTTAGAAAGAGTGTTCATCTGAGCAAAACTCGTTTAGCCCTAACACAAAATCATACCTTTGACTTATGTAAAAAAGCTTGGAAATCAAGCTTATGTTTAGTTAACCAGAAGAGAAGATATGAAATAAAGAACCCTGTGGAGTTTAATGGAGATAAGAAATTCTTTCTACATGGTGATCGTGAACAGTTGTATTCTGGAATTGAATTTCCTGAAAGTATAAAACACATCATTGCTAAGTTCCAAGTCCTTAAGCATCAGAGGACTCACAAAATAGAGAAATCCCAGGCCTGCATTGGAAGTGAGAAAACATGCATCAGGAAATCTCAGCTTATTTCTCAGGAGAGCATTCATATAGGAGACAAACTCCATCAGTGTGATCTGTGTGAGAAATCCTTCTCCAGAAATGTCATGTTCACTAAACATCAGAAACCTCAAACACGAGACAAACCCCATTTAACCAGTGGATGCAGAAAAGTCTCTACTGTGAAGAGCAGTCCCACTGTACATCAGCAAACCCAAACAGGAGAGAAATCCTATATGTGCAGTGAGTGTGGAAAAGGCTTCACAGTGAGGCGCTATCTGATTGCACATCAGCGAACTCACagtggagagaaaccttatgtgtgcagtgaatgtggaaaagGCTTCACTGTGAAGAGCAATCTCATTGTGCATCAGCGCACTCACacaggggagaaaccctatgTATGCAGTGAGTGTGCGAAAGGCTTCACCATGAAGCGCTATCTTGTTGTACACCAGCgaactcatactggagagaaaccatatttgtgcagtgaatgtgggaaaggcTTCACCGTGAAGAGTAATCTCATCGTACATCAGCGATCTCATACAGGGGAGAAATCTTACatatgcagtgaatgtgggaaaggcTTCACTGTGAAACGCACTCTCATTATACATCAGCGAACTCACACGGGAGAGAAATCTTACCTATGTAATGAATGCGGGAAAGGCTTCACCACAAAGCGCACTCTTGTTATACATCAGCGAACTCACacgggagagaaaccctatgaatgcaaTGAGTGTGGTAAAGCCTTCAGCCAGAAGATATGCCTCATACAACATGAGAGGTGTCATACAGGAAAGACGCCCTTTGTATGTACTGAGTGTGGAAAATCCTATTCCCACAAGTATGGTCTCATTAcccatcagagaattcacacaggagagaaaccctatgagtgcagtgaatgtggaaaagccttcacCACGAAGTCAGTACTCAATGTACATCAAAGAACTCACACAGGAGAAAGACCATATGGATGCAGTGATTGTGAGAAAGCCTTCTCCCACTTGTCAAACCTTGTTAAACATAAGAAAATGCACATAAGAGAAAT AGTAGATTCGGTCAAGTTGGAAATTCCTTTAACAGAGAGTCACAGCTCATTACTTACGATTGAACAAGAGCCCCATTAA